In the genome of Phlebotomus papatasi isolate M1 chromosome 2, Ppap_2.1, whole genome shotgun sequence, one region contains:
- the LOC129802858 gene encoding BTB/POZ domain-containing protein 6-like yields the protein MTFLGNWQKTTKSLEERFGHLLGKELMADMTFLVGSNETRIPGHRLILAANSHDFYNVLYRLRPDRMELRIEDVSVGVFLKFLEYCYTGHVHLEMDKVFDVLKLAMRYEMRHLEGTCVNFVVRHMKTTNCLRFLKKSWDLNCLRLIHKCQEHLAENIGEVLSNKRVPIDFPELPHGAVKWIVELETLQCDEKSLFDAVMMWSRRECSRCDLPMTPQNMRTVLGDIIYQIRFPTMTTQEFAECNKMYPELLSADEMTKIMVFSTVPAAKVRFNVNPRLEATFTSLYTDNGVQEVATIRRITKAHRVFDDHNRHGIRLTSSRRIDVYGFGIVVKEGKSIYGKCSMWDPEYGFHFPDVKPDVRRKLWENYEIVYVIFKHSLTLEPSTSYELSFFNCANVCCVDEIVRESVRKEEITFHFEKFQDFAAIPAILYRILR from the exons ATGACTTTCCTGGGAAACTGGCAGAAGACAACAAAGTCCCTGGAAGAGCGCTTTGGGCACTTGTTGGGCAAAGAACTGATGGCCGACATGACCTTCCTGGTGGGCTCCAATGAGACTCGCATTCCAGGCCATAGGCTCATCCTTGCGGCTAACAGTCACGACTTCTACAATGTCCTCTATCGGCTGCGGCCAGATCGGATGGAGCTGCGAATTGAGGACGTATCCGTAGGGGTGTTTTTAAAATTCCTCGAGTACTGCTACACAGGTCACGTACACCTGGAAATGGACAAGGTCTTTGATGTGCTAAAACTGGCGATGCGCTACGAAATGAGACACTTAGAGGGTACCTGTGTGAATTTTGTG GTGCGACATATGAAGACAACCAATTGTTTGAGGTTCCTAAAAAAAAGCTGGGATTTAAACTGTTTGAGACTCATTCACAAGTGTCAGGAGCACTTGGCAGAGAACATTGGGGAAGTTTTGAGCAACAAACGTGTCCCTATAGACTTTCCAGAGCTTCCACATGGAGCAGTGAAGTGGATTGTGGAATTGGAAACACTGCAATGTGATGAAAAGTCCCTCTTTGATGCCGTAATGATGTGGTCCCGTCGTGAATGCAGTCGCTGCGACCTTCCTATGACACCACAGAACATGCGAACAGTCCTGGGTGACATAATCTACCAAATCCGCTTCCCCACAATGACTACGCAGGAATTTGCTGAATGCAACAAAATGTACCCGGAATTGCTGTCGGCAGATGAAATGACCAAGATAATGGTTTTTAGCACAGTTCCAGCAGCCAAAGTGCGTTTCAATGTTAATCCACGGCTCGAGGCAACCTTTACATCTCTCTACACAGACAATGGCGTCCAGGAAGTGGCTACAATTCGACGTATCACCAAAG CTCATCGGGTATTTGATGATCACAATCGTCATGGGATTCGTCTGACAAGTTCACGGAGAATCGATGTATATGGCTTTGGTATTGTTGTAAAGGAGGGAAAGTCAATCTATGGCAAGTGTTCTATGTGGGATCCAGAGTATGGCTTCCATTTTCCCGATGTCAAGCCAGATGTACGCAGAAAATTGTGGGAAAACTATGAAATAGTCTATGTTATCTTCAAACATTCACTCACCTTGGAACCATCGACATCCTACGAATTGTCCTTCTTCAATTGTGCCAATGTTTGCTGCGTGGATGAAATTGTGCGGGAATCCGTGAGGAAGGAAGAGATCACATTTCATTTTGAGAAATTCCAAGATTTTGCCGCAATTCCCGCCATTCTCTACCGAATTCTCCGTTAG
- the LOC129802857 gene encoding uncharacterized protein LOC129802857, whose translation MPKLKRGTKRKIPSIEDTRDEHWIGFQEKIPGRYRHLVNNPNLSDMCFVVGAQRVIMHGHKLIVGVSSSVLHSQMQSMNPFDPEIVIPDISGEIWLKVLQFMYGHPIDTMLTPENVLGCLKCARRYKLRILRDKCAYFIRSNRLLLNDDIQLNMLNSVTITEAIELRRDVRSSDSTSVITIQWRNPVVLSIQGLGSKEVRRLMVTHLRNLEASYLFNNVIAWFRSECELHKMPREYHTLYQFLIHRCPRLNFPAMTPGQFFSCVNACSEILLSQSEIQKIKADARQKRRKAIEERRKLPDPGQFSGISTQSPKSGIFEVPFLQNIREIQMPQTRDCLNRTTITFTSNKVVIAHGFAVPVVKEEEAAMTVVFISNHSRLLEKSISSGMRRLYNTKHEFLYLFLRDPILIEPGQEYKISIRAYEGACSLVGDFYREISVNDIKFVFHLFHQPYCHALFMLFEDPVMSVEATALSMMDLVSFVRRPSSNPSIDEQMAKEEQEEAESRV comes from the exons ATGCCAAAACTCAAAAGAGGCACAAA GCGAAAAATCCCTAGCATCGAAGATACACGCGATGAACACTGGATAggatttcaggaaaaaattcctgGACGCTACAGGCATCTCGTTAACAATCCCAATCTCTCAGATATGTGTTTTGTCGTGGGAGCTCAACGGGTTATCATGCATGGTCACAAATTAATTGTCGGTGTCTCCTCGTCAGTACTCCACAGTCAGATGCAGAGCATGAATCCTTTTGATCCGGAAATTGTCATTCCGGACATTTCAGGTGAAATCTGGCTCAAAGTACTTCAATTTATGTATGGGCATCCCATTGATACTATGCTTACACCTGAAAATGTTCTGGGATGCCTGAAATGTGCTCGAAGGTACAAACTGAGGATTCTGAGGGACAAATGTGCCTACTTCATCCGTTCGAATCGCCTTCTCCTGAACGATGACATCCAGCTGAATATGCTCAATAGCGTCACCATAACAGAAGCCATTGAATTACGACGCGATGTACGATCATCAGATTCCACTTCCGTAATCACGATTCAGTGGCGGAATCCCGTTGTGCTGAGCATTCAGGGATTAGGCTCCAAGGAGGTGAGACGTTTAATGGTGACGCATTTGCGCAACCTAGAAGCTTCTTACTTGTTCAACAATGTCATTGCGTGGTTCAGAAGTGAATGCGAGTTGCACAAGATGCCAAGGGAATACCATACACTTTATCAATTTCTCATCCATCGCTGCCCTCGACTCAATTTTCCCGCCATGACACCAGGACAATTCTTCAGCTGCGTCAATGCCTGCAGTGAGATACTTTTGTCTCAAAGTGAAATTCAGAAGATTAAAGCAGATGCCAGACAGAAGCGTCGCAAAGCAATCGAGGAGAGACGGAAGCTTCCTGATCCTGGACAATTTAGCGGAATTTCTACGCAAA GTCCAAAGTCGGGAATCTTCGAAGTACCATTTCTGCAAAATATCCGGGAAATACAAATGCCCCAAACACGAGACTGCCTCAATCGCACAACAATCACTTTCACGAGCAATAAGGTAGTCATTGCGCACGGATTTGCTGTGCCAGTGGTCAAGGAAGAGGAAGCCGCTATGACTGTGGTCTTCATCTCAAACCATTCCCGATTGCTGGAGAAGAGCATTTCGAGTGGCATGCGGCGTCTGTATAACACCAAACATGAGTTTCTATACCTCTTTTTAAGAGATCCCATCCTCATTGAACCCGGACAGGAGTATAAGATCAGTATTCGAGCATACGAGGGAGCATGTTCCCTTGTCGGAGATTTCTATCGCGAAATCTCAGTGAATGACATTAAGTTCGTCTTCCATTTGTTCCATCAACCCTACTGCCATGCCCTATTCATGCTCTTTGAGGACCCTGTGATGAGTGTGGAAGCTACAGCGCTTTCAATGATGGATCTGGTGTCCTTTGTCCGACGACCAAGTAGTAATCCCTCGATCGATGAGCAAATGGCCAAAGAGGAACAGGAGGAAGCTGAAAGCAGAGTATGA
- the LOC129802868 gene encoding RWD domain-containing protein 4 produces the protein MTTKELQDEEAEALLSIYESDQAFKQINPTTYQYKYGEEDNNKSFLVELVWTPEYPNEAPQINLDTFYNRNLVVSVKEKIQGVLEEEAQQWLGCGMTYTLFECLKERLEELTSAQPEHTKVVAEVTEEVEKLEVSGKAPKKEHLTKAQKRRQWERTDHKGERPRGWNWVDIIRHLSQTGGKSQDNPQS, from the exons ATGACCACGAAGGAACTACAGGACGAGGAGGCAGAGGCTCTTTTATCAATTTACGAAAGTGATCAAGCGTTTAAGCAAATAAATCCCACAACATATCAATACAAA TACGGTGAAGAGGATAACAATAAATCATTTCTGGTGGAGCTGGTGTGGACTCCAGAGTATCCCAATGAAGCTCCTCAAATCAACCTGGACACATTCTACAATAGGAATCTCGTGGTAAGCGTAAAGGAGAAAATTCAGGGAGTTCTTGAGGAGGAGGCACAGCAATGGCTGGGCTGTGGGATGACCTATACACTGTTTGAGTGTCTGAAGGAGCGTCTTGAGGAGCTGACGTCAGCTCAGCCAGAGCATACAAAGGTTGTGGCAGAAGTAACGGAGGAAGTGGAAAAATTGGAGGTGTCAGGAAAGGCGCCTAAGAAGGAGCATCTGACCAAGGCCCAGAAGAGGCGACAGTGGGAACGGACAGATCACAAGGGTGAGCGTCCACGTGGATGGAACTGGGTAGATATTATTCGACATCTGTCGCAGACTGGTGGGAAATCTCAGGATAATCCTCAGAGCTGA
- the LOC129800268 gene encoding ribonuclease P protein subunit p29, which produces MTTNLQSVSLIAAEMPPNQREEINPHHVWNWRLGKKRPESKKVKKKPKKAKMSSKHFICQRKGVSLDDAEMLHDLWSQYAEGFLKQHNINEDNVKSRSDLKDIVQKMELIGAKIEIKKAKCSSIVGTRGIIIMDSKNMLTLVNLAGRVIHLPKIDCVFEMSIGNLTLLVFGKFLTMRIADRCVKTYKNVLSHEL; this is translated from the exons ATGACTACAAATTTGCAATCAGTATCATTAATTGCTGCTGAAATGCCACCAAATCAGCGTGAGGAGATTAATCCTCATCACGTGTGGAATTGGCGTCTTGGAAAAAAGCGACCTGAATCTAAAAAGGTCaagaaaaagccaaaaaaagcaaaaatgtcATCAAAACACTTTATATGCCAACGCAAAGGTGTTAGTCTTGATGATGCAGAAATGCTTCATGATCTATGGTCACAATATGCTGAGGGTTTTTTGAAGCAACATAATATCAACGAGGACAACGTAAAGTCACGGTCAGATTTAAA GGATATTGTGCAAAAGATGGAGTTGATTGgtgcaaaaattgaaataaaaaaggcGAAATGTTCTTCCATCGTGGGAACACGTGGCATAATAATTATGGACAGCAAGAATATGCTGACATTGGTGAATCTTGCCGGCAGAGTGATTC ATTTGCCTAAAATTGACTGTGTCTTTGAGATGTCCATTGGAAATTTGACATTACTGGTTTTTGGAAAGTTCCTGACCATGAGAATTGCAGATAGATGTGTTAAGACATATAAAAATGTTCTAAGTCATGAATTATAg